In Triplophysa rosa linkage group LG18, Trosa_1v2, whole genome shotgun sequence, a genomic segment contains:
- the slco1d1 gene encoding solute carrier organic anion transporter family, member 1D1: MSVLVLTLDTITINYKDSRWVGAWWLGFLITGVVMLLAGIPFWFLPKSLPKQGESEAEKNSNAQEGEQDTFIPDNNKQSFKPAEVSMRALAKDFLPSLKELFSNSIYILLICTSFVQINGFIGMITFKPKFMEQIYGQSASRAIFLIGIMNLPAVALGIITGGFVMKRFKINVLGAAKMAIVSSVCAFCSLLVQYFLQCDNSQVAGLTVSYQGTPQVSYQQNTLISQCNSGCSCSLKHWDPICASNDMTYASPCLSGCQTSTGFGKDMVFHNCTCIGESPLTYANMSAVLGQCPRKADCDFMFKIYMAVTVVGAFVSACGATPSYIILLRSIKPELKSLALGIQTLTVRTLGGIPPPIYFGALIDRTCLKWGSKRCGGQGACRIYDSVAFRNTFLGLIYGLYTLSYLLWGVLYNRLSHRQKKLDLKNQLNQDGTAVATNGSENAPSAIVKCSENPDQETTI; the protein is encoded by the exons ATGTCCGTGCTTGTTTTAACTTTAGATACCATCACTATCAACTATAAGGACTCTCGTTGGGTTGGCGCCTGGTGGCTGGGGTTTCTGATAACTGGTGTGGTGATGTTACTAGCTGGAATTCCCTTCTGGTTCCTTCCCAAGTCTCTTCCAAAGCAAGGTGAGAGTGAAGCTGAGAAGAACTCAAACGCCCAGGAGGGTGAGCAGGACACTTTCATTCCCGACAACAACAAACAGAGCTTCAAACCAGCTGAGGTCTCCATGCGGGCTCTGGCTAAAG ATTTCCTGCCGTCATTGAAGGAACTCTTCAGCAACTCAATTTACATCCTTCTCATATGCACATCTTTTGTGCAAATAAATGGTTTTATAGGAATGATCACATTTAAGCCAAAGTTCATGGAGCAAATCTATGGCCAATCAGCATCAAGAGCCATCTTTTTGATAG GCATTATGAATCTACCGGCTGTTGCCTTGGGAATTATCACTGGAGGGTTTGTAATGAAAAGGTTCAAGATAAATGTTCTTGGTGCGGCGAAGATGGCCATTGTTTCCTCTGTTTGTGCTTTTTGTTCTCTGCTTGTACAATATTTCCTGCAGTGTGATAATTCGCAAGTGGCTGGACTTACTGTGTCTTATCAGGG CACTCCACAGGTGTCATACCAGCAGAATACTCTGATCTCTCAGTGTAACAGCGGTTGCTCCTGCTCTCTCAAGCATTGGGATCCCATCTGCGCCTCCAATGACATGACCTATGCCTCTCCCTGCCTCTCTGGCTGCCAGACCTCCACTGGGTTTGGCAAGGACATG GTTTTCCACAACTGCACCTGTATTGGAGAGTCGCCTCTTACCTATGCAAACATGTCGGCAGTGCTGGGCCAATGCCCTCGGAAGGCAGACTGTGACTTCATGTTTAAAATCTACATGGCGGTGACAGTTGTAGGCGCCTTCGTCTCTGCTTGTGGGGCCACACCAAGTTACATTATTCTGCTCAG atCAATAAAACCAGAGCTTAAGTCTTTGGCCCTTGGTATACAGACTTTGACTGTTCGGACTTTGG GTGGCATccctcctcccatttatttcgGAGCCCTAATTGACAGGACGTGTCTTAAATGGGGCTCAAAGCGATGTGGAGGTCAAGGGGCGTGTCGCATTTATGACTCGGTAGCATTCAG AAATACTTTCCTGGGTCTTATTTATGGCCTGTACACTTTGTCCTACCTGTTATGGGGGGTCCTGTACAACAGACTGTCTCATCGTCAAAAGAAACTTGATCTTAAGAACCAATTAAACCAGGATGGCACTGCTGTAGCCACCAATGGTAGTGAAAATGCCCCATCAGCCATCGTCAAATGCAGTGAAAATCCTGACCAGGAGACAACTATCTGA